Sequence from the Nocardiopsis sp. YSL2 genome:
GAAAGAAGGTAGGACGCCATGTTCCGAATCGACCGAAATCTGACGGCAGACGACCTCGACAAGGCGCTGCGCAGCGACGTCGCGGCGGGTCTGACCGCACGGCCCAAGCAGCTCCCGCCCAAGTGGTTCTACGACGAGTACGGCAGCGCCCTGTTCGAGGAGATCACCGCGCTGCCGGAGTACTACCCGACCCGCGCCGAGCGCGCGATCCTGGAGCTGCGGGCCGACGAGATCGCCGACGCGGCCGACGCCGAGGCGCTCATCGAGCTCGGGTCCGGTTCCGGGATCAAGACCCGCCTGCTGCTGGACGCCATGCGCCGCCACGGCCGCCTGAGCCGGTTCGTCCCCGTCGACGTCAGCGGCGACTTCCTCGCCGCCTCCGCCACCCGGCTGGCCGACGACTACCCCCGGATCGACGTCCACGCCGTCGTCGGCGACTTCGAGGAGCACCTCGGCCTGCTGCCCGTGAGCGAGGACGGCGGCCGCCAGATCCTCGCCGTCCTGGGATCGACCATCGGCAACCAGGAACCCGGGCCGCGGGCCGCCTTCCTGCGCGACATCCGCGCGGCCCTGGTCACCGGCGACTCCCTGCTGCTCGGCGCCGACCTGGTCAAGGACCCCGACCGCCTCGTGGCCGCCTACGACGACGCCCAGGGCGTCACCGCCGCCTTCAACCGCAACGTGCTCAGCGTGATCAACCACCGGCTGGGCGCCGACTTCGACCCCGCGGCCTTCGACCACGTCGCCCGCTGGGACGCCGAGCGCGAGTGGATCGAGATGCGTCTGCGCGCCCGGAGCGACCAGCACGTGCGAGTGGCCGACCTCGACCTGGCC
This genomic interval carries:
- the egtD gene encoding L-histidine N(alpha)-methyltransferase, with the translated sequence MFRIDRNLTADDLDKALRSDVAAGLTARPKQLPPKWFYDEYGSALFEEITALPEYYPTRAERAILELRADEIADAADAEALIELGSGSGIKTRLLLDAMRRHGRLSRFVPVDVSGDFLAASATRLADDYPRIDVHAVVGDFEEHLGLLPVSEDGGRQILAVLGSTIGNQEPGPRAAFLRDIRAALVTGDSLLLGADLVKDPDRLVAAYDDAQGVTAAFNRNVLSVINHRLGADFDPAAFDHVARWDAEREWIEMRLRARSDQHVRVADLDLAVDFAAGEEMRTEVSAKFRREGLSAELGEAGFELTHWWTDPAGDFALTLATAR